The sequence below is a genomic window from Blastocatellia bacterium.
GATCCGTCGCCGTAACGGTGATCTTCTTGGGTTCAACGGTGGCAACCAGTTCGCCTCCGGGCGTGAAGATCACGATGTTCATCTCAGCTTCATACGAAGCGATGGCAATGCGTCGCGCGAGCTGCGGCGGAATGCCGAGCATCTTCAAATCCCGTTTCAATCGGCTACTGGCTTGGCCCGCCTTCTCGAAGTTTCCTCCTTCAACGGCATAGCGCAGCATGACGGCGCTTCGATCAGAACAAAGTTGCGCATACCAATGGTTCGCTCTGTATTGCTGGAGTTCCTGCTTGTGATAATTGACTTCCAGGCGCCGGAGCAGGCAGCGAATGATGTCCACCTTGCTCAGGATGCCGACGAGTTTGTGGGTCTTCCGATCAATGACCGGGAATCGGCCGTAACCGTAGCGCTCGAATTTCTCGACAGCATGCACCAACGGCTCGTCCCTGAAGAGCGTGACGACGTTCGTGCTCATCCGTTGCTTCACCGGCTCGTGAATACGTCCCTCGCAAAGCGAACGGATCAGGTCTTCGATGCTGACAATGCCAACCAGCTCGCCTGCCTTGATCACAGGCGTGCTAGAGATGCGGTGTTCTTTGAGGAGGCGACGGACATCCTCTATCGTATTGTCAGGCTTCACGGTGATCACCTTTCGGGTCATGGCTTGCTCGACTCTCAACTCGTAGATCAATTCCTGCGTTCTGCCCACCTGGAAGACCTGGTTGACTTCGTCGTTTTTCATCTCTCCACGCAGCCCCTCAGACCTTGCA
It includes:
- a CDS encoding CBS domain-containing protein, with the protein product MKNDEVNQVFQVGRTQELIYELRVEQAMTRKVITVKPDNTIEDVRRLLKEHRISSTPVIKAGELVGIVSIEDLIRSLCEGRIHEPVKQRMSTNVVTLFRDEPLVHAVEKFERYGYGRFPVIDRKTHKLVGILSKVDIIRCLLRRLEVNYHKQELQQYRANHWYAQLCSDRSAVMLRYAVEGGNFEKAGQASSRLKRDLKMLGIPPQLARRIAIASYEAEMNIVIFTPGGELVATVEPKKITVTATDQGPGIADIELAMQPGYSTAPDWVRELGFGAGMGLPNIKNCSDQMTIDSKIGEGTSLQFTVYT